Proteins from a genomic interval of Oncorhynchus nerka isolate Pitt River linkage group LG13, Oner_Uvic_2.0, whole genome shotgun sequence:
- the LOC115140516 gene encoding zinc finger and BTB domain-containing protein 25, translating into MDVSSHSLFLLQQLNVQREFGFLCDCTVAIGNVYFKAHRAVLAAFSNYFKMIFIHQSSECIKIQPTDIQPDVFSYLLHIMYTGMGPKQPVDQGRLQEGIKFLHAYQLCRNPDEGSPDVGDLVRMSNLYGIQISSQLANKEGTEGPKGSAGARGGDGRSSTQAGRSHAAHFSMTVGMEGIPSSDRQPFSGLLRGVSSVASGDDSDISTRIKQERVEEGEGKEGHQVLGRVGSPTSPSAQGGSPCQGLLFKDGPLVLLCPRCGERCSSPERLRKHLFSHAACSLDPSGLMEDLSQGGVGDPEGPEDKQQRGAPQDQLDAGCLEEALRQSQALANELAAELSWSRGGIAIGTSPPPTTTSSTSHARKRKIACAVCSLRFAQKSQLQEHMYTHTGKPSRYHRYSRLCSQLIHASGHFCEGPPEGGVGVAASTTVMLTEESNREAQDNGSSCYSLDSEISQESVDAVTVE; encoded by the exons ATGGACGTGTCCAGCCACAGCCTGTTCCTCCTGCAGCAGCTCAACGTCCAGAGGGAGTTCGGCTTCCTGTGTGACTGTACTGTCGCCATTGGCAACGTGTACTTCAAGGCCCACCGGGCCGTCCTGGCTGCCTTCTCCAACTACTTCAAGATGATCTTCATTCATCAGTCAAG CGAGTGCATTAAAATCCAGCCCACGGACATCCAGCCGGATGTGTTCAGCTACCTGCTCCACATCATGTACACTGGCATGGGTCCCAAGCAGCCAGTGGACCAGGGCCGCCTACAGGAGGGCATCAAGTTTCTCCATGCCTACCAGCTGTGCCGTAACCCCGACGAGGGTTCCCCCGATGTTGGCGACCTGGTCCGTATGTCCAACCTGTACGGTATTCAGATTTCATCCCAGTTGGCCAACAAAGAGGGTACTGAGGGCCCTAAAGGTAGTGCAGGGGCCCGAGGAGGAGACGGGCGTTCGTCCACCCAGGCGGGCCGCTCCCACGCCGCACATTTCTCGATGACCGTGGGGATGGAGGGCATCCCCTCCTCGGACCGTCAGcccttctctggtctcctccGTGGCGTCTCCTCAGTGGCTTCCGGCGACGACTCAGACATCTCGACACGCATCAagcaggagagggtggaggaaggggagggaaaggagggCCACCAGGTGCTGGGAAGGGTAGGGTCCCCAACATCTCCCTCAGCCCAGGGTGGCAGCCCCTGCCAGGGCCTCCTGTTCAAGGATGGCCCTCTGGTGCTGCTGTGCCCCCGCTGTGGCGAGCGCTGCTCCTCCCCCGAGCGGCTCCGCAAGCACCTGTTCAGCCATGCCGCCTGTTCCCTGGATCCCAGTGGACTAATGGAGGACCTCTCCCAGGGCGGGGTAGGGGACCCGGAGGGCCCTGAGGACAAGCAGCAACGTGGGGCCCCCCaggatcagctagatgcaggctgCTTGGAGGAGGCCCTGCGGCAGAGCCAGGCCCTAGCTAATGAGCTAGCTGCTGAGCTAAGTTGGAGCAGGGGCGGTATAGCCATTGGCACTAGTCCACCGCCCACCACCACCTCCAGTACCAGTCACGCACGAAAGCGCAAGATCGCTTGTGCTGTGTGCAGCTTGCGCTTCGCCCAGAAGAGCCAGCTGCAGGAGCACATGTATACTCACACGGGCAAGCCGTCACGCTACCACCGCTACAGCCGCCTCTGCAGCCAGCTCATCCACGCCTCCGGACACTTCTGCGAGGGGCCACCGGAGGGCGGCGTTGGGGTGGCAGCAAGCACCACAGTAATGTTGACGGAGGAGTCCAACAGGGAAGCTCAGGACAATGGCAGCTCCTGCTATTCGCTAGACTCTGAGATCTCACAAGAGAGCGTGGATGCCGTCACTGTGGAATGA